One stretch of Streptomyces sp. A2-16 DNA includes these proteins:
- a CDS encoding ATP-dependent DNA helicase UvrD2: MGERTRRGRHSRPEVPGRVTPAALVRLRLPACGQPARPSPRTWQHGGVTAATHSTLFPRTPDSADAVLEGLDPEQREVATALHGPVCVLAGAGTGKTRAITHRIAYGVRAGILQPSSVLAVTFTNRAAGEMRGRLRQLGAVGVQARTFHSAALRQLQYFWPKAVGGSMPRLVDRKIQLVADAAAACRIRLDRGELRDVTAEIEWSKVTQTVPSDYALAAAKAGRETPRAAAEIAQLYAAYEDLKRDRAVIDFEDVLLLTVAVLQDRHDIAEQVRSQYQHFVVDEYQDVSPLQQRLLELWLGQRDSLCVVGDASQTIYSFTGATPDHLLDFRTRHPGATVVKLVRDYRSTPQVVHLANGLLAQARGRAADHRLELVSQRRPGPEPVHTEYTDEPAEAEGAARRIRELMDAGVRASEIAILFRTNSQSETYEQALADAGVPYQLRGAERFFDRPEVRRAIVNLRGAARFGGNDSRLDDAVDLSSQVRAVLSGEGWTTVPPAGSGAVRERWESLAALVNLAQDFAAARAGATLNDLVAELDERAGAQHAPTVEGVTLASLHSAKGLEWDAVFLVGVAEGMMPITYAKTDEQIEEERRLLYVGVTRARERLHVSWSLSRSPGGRPNRRPSRFLDGLRPGSTATTGRTAGGGSAGVERGFTSPVGAAPRRTQRTPARCRVCGRTLTDAGEMKLMRCEDCPSDMDEGLYERLREWRAVQAQRSGQPAFCVFTDKTLMAIAEAVPDDEHELARIPGVGQRKLNRYGADVLTICAGQEVSEEENEG, from the coding sequence ATGGGGGAACGTACGCGAAGGGGGCGTCATTCCCGACCCGAGGTGCCCGGCCGGGTGACGCCTGCCGCATTAGTACGACTGCGGCTACCCGCCTGTGGACAACCGGCTCGTCCGTCTCCGCGGACCTGGCAGCATGGCGGTGTGACAGCAGCAACGCACTCCACGCTCTTCCCGCGCACACCGGACTCGGCCGACGCGGTGCTCGAAGGGCTCGACCCCGAGCAGCGCGAGGTGGCCACCGCCCTGCACGGGCCGGTGTGCGTGCTGGCGGGCGCCGGCACCGGCAAGACCCGGGCGATCACCCACCGCATCGCCTACGGAGTGCGGGCCGGAATCCTCCAGCCCTCCAGCGTGCTCGCCGTCACCTTCACCAACCGCGCCGCCGGAGAGATGCGTGGGCGGCTGCGCCAGCTCGGCGCCGTGGGCGTCCAGGCGCGTACGTTCCACTCGGCGGCCCTGCGCCAGCTCCAGTACTTCTGGCCGAAAGCCGTCGGCGGATCCATGCCCCGGCTCGTGGACCGCAAGATCCAGCTCGTCGCCGACGCGGCCGCCGCCTGCCGCATCCGCCTCGACCGGGGCGAGCTGAGGGATGTCACCGCCGAGATCGAGTGGTCCAAGGTCACCCAGACCGTGCCCTCCGACTACGCCCTCGCAGCCGCGAAGGCCGGCCGCGAGACCCCCCGCGCGGCGGCCGAGATCGCCCAGCTCTACGCCGCCTACGAGGACCTCAAGCGCGACCGTGCCGTCATCGACTTCGAGGACGTGCTGCTGCTGACCGTCGCCGTCCTCCAGGACCGGCACGACATCGCCGAACAGGTCCGTTCCCAGTACCAGCACTTCGTCGTCGACGAGTACCAGGACGTCAGCCCCCTCCAGCAGCGCCTGCTGGAGCTGTGGCTCGGGCAGCGGGACAGCCTGTGCGTCGTCGGTGACGCCAGCCAGACGATCTATTCGTTCACTGGCGCAACTCCCGACCATCTGCTCGACTTCCGCACCCGCCACCCCGGCGCCACCGTCGTCAAGCTGGTCCGCGACTACCGCTCCACCCCCCAGGTCGTCCATCTCGCCAACGGCCTGCTCGCCCAGGCCCGCGGCCGCGCCGCCGACCACCGGCTGGAACTGGTCTCCCAGCGGCGGCCCGGCCCCGAGCCCGTCCACACCGAGTACACCGACGAGCCCGCCGAGGCCGAGGGCGCCGCCCGCCGCATCAGGGAGCTCATGGACGCGGGCGTCCGGGCCAGCGAGATCGCCATCCTGTTCCGCACCAACTCCCAGTCGGAGACCTACGAGCAGGCCCTCGCCGACGCCGGAGTGCCCTACCAGCTGCGCGGCGCCGAGCGGTTCTTCGACCGGCCCGAGGTGCGCAGGGCCATCGTCAACCTCCGGGGCGCGGCCCGTTTCGGAGGCAACGACTCCCGGCTGGACGACGCCGTCGACCTGTCCTCCCAGGTGCGTGCCGTGCTCTCGGGCGAGGGCTGGACCACCGTGCCGCCGGCCGGCTCCGGGGCGGTCAGGGAGCGCTGGGAGTCGCTGGCCGCGCTGGTGAACCTCGCGCAGGACTTCGCCGCCGCGCGAGCCGGCGCCACCCTGAACGACCTCGTGGCCGAACTCGACGAGCGGGCCGGCGCCCAGCACGCCCCCACCGTCGAGGGCGTCACCCTCGCCTCCCTGCACTCCGCCAAGGGTCTGGAGTGGGACGCCGTGTTCCTGGTCGGTGTCGCCGAGGGCATGATGCCGATCACCTACGCGAAGACGGACGAGCAGATCGAGGAGGAGCGCAGGCTCCTCTATGTCGGCGTCACCCGCGCCCGCGAGCGCCTCCATGTCTCCTGGTCGCTCTCCCGCTCGCCCGGCGGCCGGCCCAACCGGCGCCCCAGCCGCTTCCTGGACGGACTGCGCCCCGGCTCCACCGCCACCACGGGACGAACCGCGGGCGGCGGATCCGCGGGCGTCGAGCGCGGCTTCACCAGCCCCGTCGGCGCCGCCCCGAGACGCACCCAGCGCACCCCGGCGCGCTGCCGGGTGTGCGGGCGCACGCTCACCGACGCGGGCGAGATGAAGCTCATGCGGTGCGAGGACTGCCCCTCCGACATGGACGAGGGGCTGTACGAGCGGCTGCGCGAATGGCGTGCCGTACAGGCGCAGCGCAGCGGACAGCCGGCCTTCTGCGTCTTCACGGACAAGACCCTGATGGCGATCGCCGAAGCCGTGCCCGACGACGAGCACGAGCTGGCGCGGATCCCGGGCGTCGGCCAGCGCAAGCTCAACCGCTACGGGGCCGATGTCCTGACCATCTGCGCAGGCCAGGAGGTTTCGGAGGAAGAGAACGAGGGCTGA
- a CDS encoding AIM24 family protein, which produces MDSQTLTAHRAAATGVRMSVHSSKTLKVTMVTGQDLIAKAGSMIAYDGYVQFDGAPASLRRSAEEMVTGEGGRLMLARGDGDLYLADYGGDILVLHLNGEALSVNGATLLACDASLELAIEPVKGLAKLSGSGLTNLVIKGTGWVALVSRGIPMALDCAERETYVDPDALVAWTTGLEMKARRTIKASALIGRGSGEAFQIGFKGQGFVVVQPSEDTGDRFKIRG; this is translated from the coding sequence ATGGACTCCCAGACTCTGACCGCGCACCGCGCCGCCGCGACCGGCGTCCGCATGAGTGTGCACAGCTCCAAGACGCTCAAGGTCACCATGGTCACCGGGCAGGACCTGATCGCCAAGGCCGGCTCGATGATCGCGTACGACGGCTATGTGCAGTTCGACGGGGCACCCGCGAGCCTGCGCCGCTCGGCGGAGGAGATGGTCACCGGAGAGGGCGGCCGGCTGATGCTGGCGCGCGGCGACGGCGACCTGTACCTCGCCGACTACGGCGGCGACATCCTCGTCCTGCACCTGAACGGCGAGGCCCTGTCGGTCAACGGCGCCACCCTGCTGGCCTGCGACGCCTCGCTGGAACTGGCCATCGAGCCGGTCAAGGGACTCGCCAAGCTCTCCGGCTCCGGCCTGACGAACCTCGTCATCAAGGGCACCGGCTGGGTCGCCCTGGTCAGCCGGGGCATCCCGATGGCCCTGGACTGCGCCGAGCGCGAGACGTACGTCGACCCGGACGCGCTCGTCGCCTGGACGACCGGCCTGGAGATGAAGGCCCGCCGCACCATCAAGGCGAGCGCCCTCATCGGCCGCGGCAGCGGCGAGGCCTTCCAGATCGGCTTCAAGGGGCAGGGCTTCGTCGTCGTCCAGCCGAGCGAGGACACCGGCGACCGATTCAAGATCCGGGGCTGA
- a CDS encoding M48 family metallopeptidase, with the protein MPADPLHSAGTPQRSTTSQPPSGSGASAIEVRRSSRRRRTVSAYREGDRTVVLIPARMSEAEEQRWVTVMLDKLAAQESKRLLGDTELSERAQRLSAQYFEGRARPTSVRWVTNQNTRWGSCTPSEGSIRLSHRLQGMPEYVVDYVLLHELAHLLVPGHGPRFWRLLEAYPRTERAKGYLEGVVAADRLPHLPGSRED; encoded by the coding sequence GTGCCCGCCGACCCACTGCACAGCGCCGGAACGCCACAGCGCAGCACGACGAGCCAGCCGCCGAGCGGCTCGGGGGCGAGCGCGATCGAGGTGCGCAGGAGTTCCCGTCGCCGTCGGACGGTCTCCGCGTACCGCGAGGGCGATCGCACCGTCGTGCTCATCCCTGCCCGGATGTCCGAGGCAGAGGAGCAGCGCTGGGTCACCGTCATGCTCGACAAGCTGGCCGCCCAGGAGAGCAAACGGCTGCTCGGCGACACCGAACTCTCCGAGCGCGCCCAGCGGCTCTCGGCCCAGTACTTCGAGGGCCGGGCGCGGCCCACCTCGGTCCGGTGGGTCACCAACCAGAACACCCGCTGGGGCTCGTGCACCCCCTCCGAGGGCAGCATCCGGCTCTCGCACCGGCTCCAGGGCATGCCGGAGTACGTCGTCGACTACGTCCTGCTGCACGAGCTCGCGCATCTGCTCGTGCCCGGGCACGGGCCCCGGTTCTGGCGGTTGCTGGAGGCCTATCCGCGCACCGAGCGGGCCAAGGGATATCTCGAAGGCGTGGTCGCGGCGGACCGGTTGCCGCACCTTCCGGGCTCCCGCGAGGACTGA
- a CDS encoding TOMM precursor leader peptide-binding protein, whose product MVPQLKPALRRGWRDLNTVQFGMTPAHALTLGPMDTATGSFLDLINGTRGLALLREEGHRMDLPEGHVDTLVGRLARAGLVDDARGGGPAADALREKKDVLDRLAPDLASLSLTTSQPGEAMRLLAARRSLRVQVRGAGRVGAVLAALLSGAGVGEVDVRDGGRVEPGDVAPGGLPAASVGDRRDAAARRAVSAAAPGRPPRHGPRASAGADEPGFALVVLAPRDDVDVHAPAPATGEPFVRSGTPHLYAGVVEATGVVGPLVLPGETGCAGCLHETRTDSDPAWPRLVAQWRSGSRRQSVRSCDLALATTVAGLAASHALAFLDGRVPSSAGARWEVALPGLTWHARPVRPHPACLCGAAEKGKGEHTSKEEAAHETMTEHRSSEELCRKATAPRPAGTWRAHV is encoded by the coding sequence ATGGTTCCGCAGCTGAAGCCGGCGCTCAGGCGCGGCTGGCGCGATCTCAACACCGTGCAGTTCGGGATGACCCCGGCGCACGCGCTGACGCTGGGCCCCATGGACACGGCGACGGGCAGCTTCCTCGACCTGATCAACGGCACGCGCGGTCTCGCGCTGCTGCGGGAGGAGGGACACCGTATGGATCTGCCCGAAGGCCATGTCGACACCCTGGTGGGGAGGCTGGCGCGAGCCGGGCTCGTCGACGACGCGAGGGGCGGCGGTCCGGCAGCGGACGCGCTGCGGGAGAAGAAGGACGTCCTCGACCGGCTGGCGCCCGACCTGGCGTCACTCTCGCTGACCACGTCGCAGCCGGGTGAGGCGATGAGGCTCCTGGCCGCCCGCCGTTCACTGCGCGTGCAGGTCAGGGGCGCGGGACGGGTGGGGGCGGTGCTGGCCGCACTCCTGTCGGGCGCCGGTGTCGGGGAGGTCGACGTGCGGGACGGCGGCCGGGTCGAGCCGGGGGACGTGGCCCCCGGCGGGCTGCCCGCCGCCTCCGTCGGCGACCGCAGGGACGCCGCCGCGCGCCGGGCGGTGTCCGCAGCGGCTCCGGGACGCCCGCCGCGCCACGGCCCCCGGGCCTCGGCCGGGGCGGACGAGCCCGGCTTCGCCCTGGTCGTCCTCGCCCCACGGGACGACGTCGACGTGCACGCGCCCGCTCCGGCCACCGGCGAGCCCTTCGTCCGGTCCGGCACACCTCATCTGTACGCCGGTGTGGTCGAGGCGACGGGAGTGGTCGGCCCGCTCGTCCTGCCGGGCGAGACGGGCTGCGCGGGCTGTCTGCACGAGACACGGACCGACAGCGACCCGGCCTGGCCCCGGCTGGTCGCCCAGTGGCGCTCGGGCAGCAGACGGCAGTCGGTACGCTCCTGCGACCTGGCCCTCGCCACCACGGTCGCCGGCCTGGCGGCCTCGCACGCGCTCGCCTTCCTGGACGGCCGGGTCCCGTCAAGCGCGGGCGCCCGCTGGGAGGTCGCACTGCCCGGCCTGACCTGGCACGCTCGGCCGGTCCGGCCGCATCCCGCATGCCTGTGCGGGGCCGCGGAGAAAGGTAAGGGAGAACACACCTCCAAGGAGGAGGCTGCGCACGAGACAATGACGGAGCATCGGTCGTCGGAGGAGTTGTGCCGTAAGGCAACCGCGCCACGGCCTGCTGGGACCTGGAGGGCGCATGTCTGA
- a CDS encoding WhiB family transcriptional regulator: protein MQLEAHAPSVPPSETIPPPGLTEDSTLIPLTALTALDDAIENLGVPVPCRSYDPEVFFAESPADVEYAKSLCRTCPLMEACLAGAKERREPWGVWGGELFVQGVVVARKRPRGRPRKNPVTA, encoded by the coding sequence GTGCAACTCGAAGCGCACGCCCCGTCCGTACCGCCTTCCGAAACGATCCCCCCGCCCGGCCTCACGGAGGACTCCACCTTGATCCCGCTCACCGCGCTCACCGCGCTCGATGACGCCATCGAGAACCTCGGCGTACCCGTCCCCTGCCGTTCCTACGACCCGGAGGTCTTCTTCGCCGAGTCGCCGGCCGACGTCGAGTACGCCAAGTCCCTCTGCCGTACCTGCCCGCTGATGGAGGCCTGCCTCGCCGGCGCCAAGGAGCGGCGTGAGCCCTGGGGCGTCTGGGGTGGAGAGCTGTTCGTCCAGGGTGTCGTCGTCGCCCGGAAGCGGCCGCGTGGTCGCCCGCGCAAGAACCCGGTCACGGCATGA
- a CDS encoding AarF/ABC1/UbiB kinase family protein, translated as MSDLPRKAVTRTAKLAALPLGFAGRATWGLGKRIVGESAEIVGRELQQRTADQLFKVLGELKGGAMKFGQALSVFESALPEEVAGPYRAALTKLQEAAPPMPTRTVHTVLEERLGEGWQELFAEFDDKPSAAASIGQVHRAVWHDGREVAVKVQYPGAGEALLSDLNQLGRFARLLGPLVPGIDIKPLIAELRDRVSEELDYGLEAQAQQAHAEEFADDPDVVVPGVVHQSDQVLITEWIEGVPLSEVISEGTQEQRDRAGQLLARFLFSGPARTGLLHADPHPGNFRLLPGGPDGEEDWRLGVLDFGTVDRLSGGLPDTIGTCLRMTLDGEAEAVYELLCAEGFVKESIELDPDAVLDYLLPIIEPAEIDEFTFTRGWMRSQAARIADPRSPAHQLGKQLNLPPAYLLIHRVTLSTIGVLCQLGAAVRLREELQEWLPGFVAEEEEDEQETAAEA; from the coding sequence ATGTCTGATCTTCCCCGGAAGGCGGTCACCCGAACCGCCAAACTCGCCGCGCTCCCGCTCGGCTTCGCCGGGCGGGCCACCTGGGGACTCGGCAAGAGGATCGTCGGTGAGTCCGCGGAGATCGTCGGCCGCGAGCTGCAGCAGCGCACCGCTGATCAGCTGTTCAAGGTGCTCGGAGAGCTCAAGGGCGGGGCCATGAAGTTCGGCCAGGCCCTGTCCGTCTTCGAGTCGGCGCTTCCCGAGGAGGTCGCCGGTCCGTACCGCGCGGCCCTGACCAAGCTCCAGGAGGCGGCGCCTCCGATGCCGACCCGCACCGTGCACACGGTGCTCGAGGAGCGGCTGGGCGAGGGCTGGCAGGAGCTGTTCGCCGAGTTCGACGACAAGCCCTCCGCGGCGGCGTCGATCGGCCAGGTGCACCGGGCCGTGTGGCACGACGGGCGCGAGGTGGCGGTCAAGGTCCAGTACCCGGGGGCCGGCGAGGCCCTGCTGTCCGATCTGAACCAATTGGGACGCTTCGCCCGCCTGCTGGGACCGCTGGTTCCCGGCATCGACATCAAGCCCCTCATCGCCGAGCTGCGCGACCGGGTCTCCGAGGAGCTCGACTACGGCCTGGAGGCACAGGCCCAGCAGGCGCATGCCGAGGAGTTCGCGGACGATCCGGACGTCGTGGTGCCGGGGGTGGTCCACCAGAGCGACCAGGTTCTGATCACGGAGTGGATCGAGGGCGTGCCCCTGTCGGAGGTGATCTCCGAGGGCACTCAGGAGCAGCGCGACCGCGCCGGCCAGCTGCTGGCCCGGTTCCTCTTCTCCGGCCCAGCCCGCACCGGTCTGCTGCACGCCGACCCGCACCCGGGCAACTTCCGGCTCCTGCCCGGCGGTCCGGACGGCGAGGAGGACTGGCGCCTGGGTGTCCTGGACTTCGGCACGGTCGACCGGCTCTCCGGCGGCCTGCCGGACACCATCGGCACCTGTCTGCGCATGACGCTGGACGGCGAGGCGGAGGCGGTCTACGAACTCCTCTGCGCGGAGGGCTTCGTCAAGGAGTCCATAGAGCTGGATCCCGACGCGGTCCTCGACTACCTGCTGCCGATCATCGAACCGGCCGAGATCGACGAGTTCACCTTCACCCGCGGCTGGATGCGCAGCCAGGCCGCCCGGATCGCCGACCCCCGCTCCCCCGCCCACCAACTGGGCAAACAGCTCAACCTGCCGCCGGCGTACCTGCTGATACACCGGGTCACCCTGAGCACCATCGGGGTGCTGTGCCAGCTGGGCGCGGCGGTCCGGCTGCGCGAGGAACTGCAGGAGTGGCTGCCGGGGTTCGTGGCGGAGGAGGAAGAGGACGAGCAGGAGACGGCCGCGGAGGCGTGA
- a CDS encoding mycoredoxin, translating into MQGTVTMYSTTWCGYCQRLKKQLDREGIAYTEINIEQDPASAAFVEKANGGNQTVPTVQVVPSSGGTEVVMTNPSLAQVKQALGA; encoded by the coding sequence ATGCAGGGCACTGTGACGATGTACAGCACCACATGGTGCGGTTACTGCCAGCGGCTGAAGAAGCAGCTGGACCGCGAGGGCATCGCGTACACCGAGATCAACATCGAGCAGGACCCGGCGTCCGCGGCGTTCGTGGAGAAGGCGAACGGCGGGAACCAGACGGTACCCACCGTTCAGGTGGTTCCCTCCAGTGGCGGCACCGAGGTCGTGATGACGAACCCGAGCCTTGCCCAGGTGAAGCAGGCACTGGGCGCCTGA
- a CDS encoding AIM24 family protein, which translates to MHSTLFAHVPVESTGRYTLQNPQLLKTDVTQGSSPVLARQGAMVAFEGQVEFDSQYRNRSWRNAERMTGERLELMRCKGNGIVYLANLAQHLHIMEVGRGITVDSSYVLAFDGSLGVGIVAVDSAVEVASAGAYNLELSGSGQVVLMTSGEPLVLEVGPDKNVCVDSDAVIAWSTSLRTQLQAPTSTSGVWRRRGTTGEGWEMHFGGTGHVLVQPSELLPPQGMRNGGVLGQFGMRGNSLGGSNS; encoded by the coding sequence ATGCACAGCACACTCTTCGCACACGTCCCGGTCGAGTCGACCGGGCGCTACACGCTGCAGAACCCGCAGCTCCTGAAGACGGACGTCACCCAGGGCAGCAGCCCCGTCCTCGCCCGCCAGGGCGCCATGGTGGCGTTCGAGGGGCAGGTCGAGTTCGACAGCCAGTACCGCAACCGCAGCTGGCGCAACGCCGAGCGGATGACCGGTGAGCGCCTCGAACTCATGCGCTGCAAGGGCAACGGCATCGTCTATCTGGCCAACCTCGCCCAGCACCTGCACATCATGGAGGTCGGCCGCGGCATCACCGTCGACAGCTCCTACGTGCTGGCCTTCGACGGCTCCCTCGGTGTCGGCATCGTCGCCGTGGACAGCGCCGTCGAGGTGGCCTCCGCCGGCGCCTACAACCTGGAGCTCTCCGGCTCCGGGCAGGTCGTCCTGATGACCTCCGGCGAGCCGCTGGTCCTCGAGGTGGGACCGGACAAGAACGTCTGCGTCGACTCCGACGCCGTCATCGCCTGGTCCACGTCCCTGCGCACCCAGCTCCAGGCGCCCACCTCCACGTCCGGCGTGTGGCGCCGCAGGGGCACCACCGGCGAGGGCTGGGAAATGCACTTCGGCGGCACCGGCCACGTCCTGGTCCAGCCCAGCGAACTGCTTCCGCCCCAGGGCATGCGCAACGGCGGAGTGCTCGGCCAGTTCGGCATGCGCGGCAACTCCCTCGGGGGCAGCAACAGCTAG
- a CDS encoding TerD family protein — translation MAREFQRGHKAKISDLTAGTDLYVGVQISGPGLTFDISCFGLDADERLSDDRYFIFFNQPKSPEDSIQLLGAQSGDTESFRVTLDQIPSQIQKLSFTATIDGAGQMSQIAPGYLRIVAGGEEVARYPFDGSEFSTERAVMVGDLYLKDVWRFAAVGQGFDGGLDALLKNFGGEVAEEEPESAPQQPAVPAQSQPPAFAPPPQAAPPPAPAPSFGAPPAPTQAPSAPAPAPPSAPTSPQTFTPPGQTFTPPGAPPAGQYAPPGAPAGQFSPPGAVAGQFAPPGAPGAFPGQAQPFGGGTQLAPVPPEANVRVVLTKYAEAPVGDRWTEQNHNLVRATLTKDAPILAKQGSMVAYQGDIDFAHKGSGLLGKLTGALTGQGMSLMRCTGNGEVFLADEASRVFVIRLQGEQLYTSAQGVLAFDESLETEVRRIEGAGLPGGGFFSMLFSGTGAVVVKTRGVPVVLPVGAATYVDGNAVIAWSAGAQAVTTTSLRLRRSGYARQTTEAVNLQFRGAPGNFVVVQPFEV, via the coding sequence ATGGCCAGGGAATTCCAACGCGGCCACAAGGCCAAGATCAGTGACCTGACCGCGGGCACGGACCTGTACGTAGGCGTACAGATCTCCGGCCCCGGACTGACCTTCGACATCAGCTGCTTCGGCCTCGACGCCGACGAACGGCTCTCGGACGACCGCTACTTCATCTTCTTCAACCAGCCGAAGTCCCCCGAGGACTCCATCCAGCTCCTGGGTGCCCAGTCGGGCGACACGGAGTCGTTCCGGGTCACGCTCGATCAGATTCCGTCGCAGATCCAGAAGCTGTCGTTCACGGCGACGATCGACGGCGCCGGCCAGATGTCGCAGATCGCCCCCGGCTACCTCCGCATCGTCGCCGGTGGCGAAGAGGTGGCCCGGTACCCGTTCGACGGCAGCGAGTTCTCCACCGAGCGTGCCGTGATGGTGGGCGACCTGTATCTGAAGGACGTCTGGCGGTTCGCCGCGGTCGGCCAGGGATTCGACGGCGGTCTGGACGCGCTGCTGAAGAACTTCGGCGGCGAGGTCGCCGAGGAGGAGCCCGAGTCCGCCCCCCAGCAGCCCGCGGTCCCGGCCCAGTCCCAGCCACCGGCCTTCGCCCCGCCCCCGCAGGCAGCCCCGCCGCCCGCGCCCGCACCGTCCTTCGGAGCGCCGCCGGCCCCCACGCAGGCCCCGTCCGCCCCCGCGCCCGCCCCTCCCTCCGCGCCGACGAGCCCGCAGACGTTCACCCCTCCGGGGCAGACCTTCACCCCGCCCGGCGCGCCGCCCGCGGGCCAGTACGCGCCCCCCGGCGCGCCCGCGGGTCAGTTCTCGCCCCCGGGCGCCGTCGCCGGCCAGTTCGCGCCGCCCGGTGCTCCCGGCGCCTTCCCCGGCCAGGCGCAGCCCTTCGGCGGCGGCACCCAGCTCGCCCCCGTGCCGCCCGAGGCCAACGTCCGGGTCGTCCTGACGAAGTACGCGGAAGCCCCAGTCGGCGACCGCTGGACGGAGCAGAACCACAACCTGGTGCGGGCCACCCTCACCAAGGACGCGCCCATCCTCGCCAAGCAGGGCAGCATGGTCGCCTACCAGGGCGACATCGACTTCGCCCACAAGGGCTCGGGGCTGCTCGGCAAGCTCACCGGAGCCCTCACCGGCCAGGGCATGTCCCTGATGCGCTGCACCGGCAACGGCGAGGTGTTCCTCGCCGACGAGGCCAGCCGCGTCTTCGTCATCCGCCTCCAGGGCGAGCAGCTCTACACCAGCGCCCAGGGCGTGCTCGCCTTCGACGAGTCCCTGGAGACCGAGGTCCGCCGCATCGAGGGCGCGGGACTGCCCGGCGGGGGCTTCTTCAGCATGCTCTTCTCCGGCACGGGAGCGGTCGTCGTCAAGACACGCGGCGTGCCCGTCGTCCTGCCCGTCGGCGCGGCCACCTACGTTGACGGCAACGCCGTCATCGCCTGGTCCGCCGGTGCGCAGGCGGTCACCACGACCTCGCTCAGGCTGCGCCGCTCCGGGTACGCCCGGCAGACCACCGAGGCCGTGAACCTCCAGTTCCGCGGCGCCCCCGGCAACTTCGTCGTCGTACAGCCCTTCGAGGTGTGA